The Cynocephalus volans isolate mCynVol1 chromosome 5, mCynVol1.pri, whole genome shotgun sequence genomic sequence TTTGAGAAGACATTGACCTTATATTAGTCAGAAAGGCATTTGTTGAACCAGAATGGtggtatacatttattttaatcatcCCCCTTAGAGCAGGATGCACATCTTGCCTTGCAGTTATCTTGTTATGTAGATCTGAGGACATTTCTAGTGTGGAGAAAACCATTGTCAAAACATCTTGATTTCTACTTTAAGGAATCTCCCAAATGCATGTGAGCATTCTTTAGTTTCTTTACAACTTGAATTAAAATGCTTTGctgttttccatttattcttcAGGAAAGGCCTGCTTGCttgggaaaatgagaaaagtttTAGATTATCTTCCTTGAAAAGGCATCTCAGGATTGCTCATGCTTTACATCAAAGGTAGAACACACTTTCATCTTCAAATATAATATGTGTATTCCCTTCACCAGAGCTCCTCAAAAGCTAACTAAAGTATCCTTTATGCTGGAACATGCTTAACATATATACCCGAGAATTGTTCAGTAATCCAGtatgaataaaacatttctatGGATTTTCCCCACCATTACTCTCAGTATTCTTTATCCTGAGATTTCTGCATATTATTAATAGGAAGTCCTAATTTTTCACAGTGTGGATGTTACTCACACTTCTGAAATAATCTTTAAAGGCCTGTATAGTAGTATACATATTAATTAGCCCATGATGAAGGATTAAGAAAGCAGTCAGAACAACTCTAACCAGCCTCTATGCCTATACTTTTGGCACAAatattgctggattttatgtCCCAAACtatattttcagtatttaagACTGAATTAGATAAATGCTACCTtaactaataaaaatgataaaagatatTATTTAACATCATagactttttatttacttatttgtgtgtgtgtatatgtgtgtgcaaaATTTAAAAGCAACTTCTGGTGATCAGCCAGAAAtcagccaatttttaaaattctctagaATTTTTTACAAACTGTATAtactggtatatatatatatatatataccattatATACCACTGGTCTCAAGAACTGGACCAGCACAGGATGATCTGTTATTTTTCAAAGAGTAATCTGGGTTGCAGTTGATTCTTTTCTGGAATAATATGAGATTTTCCTTCCAATTATTTGCTTAGATCTTGATCATACCAGAAGGCATGCCAGAAAAGTCCAAATGATATCTTGTTTTCTCTCACAAGTGTAATTTTGTCAGCACACAACATCATGTTGGATTCTCAACATTAATTTAACACCAGAGAACTTTCAAATCCATTAATTTGCTCTCATAAATTGTAACTAATTTGGTGACACAGTTTTAAGTTTTAGGTGTGAGTCCTAGAACTAAGTTTCAGCACTTTCAACTTTTAATAATACAGATTTGGAACAAATCATTTGTAtccaaaatttaaatgaaaagaagATACTCATATTGCTTGTTGAAGTAATCAAATTGCTTTTCATTtcagaaatacaaattattttcttatcatACTGATTCTTGCATAGTTTCAAAAGGCATTCCTGATGTTCCAATTTATGCATAGAAATGTTTCCAGGTTGAGGTTCATTATTAATATCACCTCTTTGTTTTCTCACTGATTTGGGAAATTCTCACTTAAGACAATTAAAAGGAGTGTGAAGAAACGTGTATACTTTTTGTCCCTTTATTctcatcattttaatatttaatcataaattctttaattaaaagtacaaaatcactggcaacatttattgaacaagaTTTATGTcaccttttattaatttctttttctttttctcttctttttaaaaatttttattgaatcaaaattggttttacatatttttggggttcaacattgagatatgttgatcaaatcaatattactagcatatatattgttacaaatcataattattctttatggcccttgtccaatctttccccatccctctctcccttccccctccccactctaattaccatagatttcttctctccttctgaaagaataatggttactctgttgatttgttgcctagatgatatgtccaatgctgagaggtgtgatcaggtcccccaatattatcatagagcagatgcttcttctgtcactttgaaaTGGGCTTTGTTGAGGGAGACATCCTCTTCTGTATCTCTTCTGgcgattctccttgtgtcaatgctctctagtggctggtgggccatctgtaCAGTGGTTGGGGAATCTAGCCACATTCACAGAAGCCATGGTTCAATAACaatggtggctgtggtaggccacccacatggaggtgatgtttttggcatgctccttggcactggtggtatgcctggttgtggggagtgtctggcccctggatccatgcctcaggtctctgggtgggccctgaggcactggtatgctgtgcctggttgtgggtgggggtctggtccctggctctatgcctcatgtcccctggtgggccccaaggctctggtggtgtgcctgggccagaactaattttttgttctttgcttacttctaaaacaggggaacttcctgtaggaaccagtacttgagctgtgtggtgaagctaaactgctgctttgctgctgttttcccacggaaggatttttgtgcagctcagggtttcaTGGTTGACTTTTTAGGTACCTCCCATTCTCCAGAGTcctagtgcacctgggttgtgtagaaactctgatctgggcctgcgtttttcatcaaactgcaccgcatgcaattctatattcctgaccagtctcctctgagtggtcctgcactgattggggggcagatcagctgtccttactgtgtcccagtgttgcccagtgggcccatctcccccactgcccatgctccaaacacttcccatgggatgggccctgcaccagtcccttgtgatgactcaccagcctctgaatggctctcctttttcagctcttctggtttcttgctcctgtgtgggtccatgggaaccctattagtggtcttgctgtcctgggggccaccaaggccctcttctgccacctccaagtaactccatctaaagggcaccgCTGTGGCTTCTGTCAGCTCCTGATCCATCTGCTCAGTAGTTCCAGCTTTACAGCAGCCACGGCCCGAAATGCTCtgagaagttttttctttctctcattgtagtttctcctgccttcatgaactccataggtctctcctcctcttcccctgaactccagcagctccagcttggctgttgtcacatttttataattgtaaatttgtTAATTTGTGGAAGacagtgacgctggggaccatctattctgccatcttgaccagaactcctctacatcacattttaaaagaaacaatagcATCTACATAAATCGAGGTTGTTAAACTTAGGAGACTCATGATTCTTCTAAAGCACATTGTGCTTCCCACTGGATGCTCAGTGGAGCCACACTGCCCACTTAGACTTGGGGCAACTTGCAAAGATTGATGAAATGTTTCTCAGGTAAGCCTGATAGGAAGCCCAGTGATGAATGTTGCCCTGCTATTTTTATAGCAATTAGCTTGAACTAATGAATTTATATTACAATTTATACTATTAGCATTTTTTACTACTTAATGCAGTTATTATTTCAGTATGTATCAACCAGAATAGaactattttaatacattttcaaaaacagaGTTCCCATAATAATGCATATTAGCTGTGTATAATCCTGGATTATAAGAATATCAGAAACATGACATAATTTGTGAAAAGAACATGTGACATGAGATTTGATTATGAGACAAGAATAAGTTATTAGAGAAACACATATAAGCCATCTCCGATTGTTAAATAACTTCATTTGATGTTTACCTACTATGACACAAAACTGAAAATGCTCCACACCAGATTGCCTAATGCCCCCTTTACATCCTTATTCCTCAGAGTATAGATGAAGGGGTTGAGTGTAGGAGTCACCACTCCATAGAAAAGAGCCATGAACTTGGGCTGGTCCCttgagatggaggaagggggctgAAGGTACATGCTAATGCCTGggccataaaataagaaaactacaatgagatggGAGGAACACGTCCCAAAggcctttttccttccttcagaaGATTTAATCTTAAATACAGCACGTCCAATACAAGCATAGGAGGCAAGAATTAAGCAGAGTGGAACAGCCAACATAAAAATGCATACCACAGAGAGTGTGAGCTCATTAACACCCTTTTCACCACAGGCGGTCTTTATCAGAACTGGAATCTCACACAGCAAGTGATCCAGTTTATTGAGACCACACAGTGGCAACCGTAATGTCACAGAGGCCTCTGAGATAGCATAGGTCATTCCAGTAAGCCACACAGTGGCTACTAACAGGATACAGATGTGCTGATTCATGATGAGGGTGTAGTGCAGAGGCctgcagatggccacatagcgatcAAATGACATAAGAGCCAAGAGCAGACATTCTGTGCCCCCCATTATGTGGAAGAAATAAAGCTGAACAGCACACCTCATATAGCTGATGGTCTTCTTAGAGCTCCCCAGGTTAAACAGCATCTGTGGAACGATGCTCGTGGTGTAACACATGTCCAAAAAGGAGAGGTTGGTGAGGAAGAAATACATAGGGCTGTGGAGACGGGGGTCTAACCTGCACACCAGAATGATGGCGATGTTCCCCATCAAAGCCATGGGGTATGTTATAAGAAGAATAACAAATAGAGGAAGCTCTAGCCAAGGTCGGTCAGCAAAGCCCAGTAGGATAAACTCTTCAGGGTGGCTTTTGTTAATTAGTGCCATcatcttcaatttattttaccTGTAGTAGAGAACTGCCAAGGAAGTTAGAGTTATGGGCAATGACAAAACATGACGATATGTTAGCTGTCCACTCATAGGAGATGGGGTGCAGTAACCTGAGATCAAAATAACAAAGGTTTTGGCCCCAGGTGATCTAACTTCCCTTCAGGACACTACAGAGTAAAGGCAATTATCTTAAACAAGTAACCGTACCTTTCTGAAACTGAATTTCCTCGCTTATATAATATGGATGATGATAACTATCTCCTTAAATTATGGTGAAGAGTAAATGAAAAGTAGAAGTGTCTATGTTTTGAGAACCCcaaaacaatggttttcaaacttcGACTGACATAAAAATCAGCTGAGGAGGCTGTTAAGACGAAGTTTATTGGTTCCTATCTGGACACGTCTGATAGAGTAGATGTGGTATGCAGCCGGGGGATGGTTCGTTTTCAGAAACACAGCTGCAAGGTGTTACTGAAGTGTTGGGAAGAGTGAAAGTATTGAGTTAGTTACAGCAGAagacaaaggagaagaaaacctGGAGGTGTAAGATTCACCAAGATAGCCTTGTTCAGCCCCAATTAGTTAGTAGAATGATTATAACATCTCTATGAGGAGTAAGAAGACTTTGGTTTTAAACAAATTTATCTTAGCTCTGTGGAGTTGAGCAAGAAATTGTAACACTTTTAACCAGTTCTTCAAGCATAAATCGAGAGAGTTGAGGTACAATAACAGAGGTTTCCCTGTGCTCAGGAATTAGTTTTTGcgtatgtgtgtatttttgcaTAACTATTTAGTTCAAACTGAACATTCTTTGTTTCATgttaaattttagttaatttatccATCTTATAAAGATTTTCCTTTATTGAGTGAGCTTATCATCCCGTTTTAATACAAGAATTTGAACAGTTATCAGTGACCCATTGATCATATATagctacaaatatattttttttaactccaggTAACTTGTCAAAAGGAAAGTCAATATCCCAACTCAGGCCCAGGGGCTTACTGAAACCCAGAAATTAGTTTACATTTTATGGATATGTTCCTTTGTTTTCAACTGAAAGATAcattgaaactataaaataactAGCTGAGTAAAACAATATTTTGagaaagattgatttttttttttattttcacaaactaAGATatgcaactttttatttttttttttaattttttattttttttagtttattttttttatttattttttttaaaattttattttgtcgatatacattgtagctgattattgctccccatcaccaaaacctccctcccttctccctccccccccccaacaatgtcctttctgtttgcttgttgtatcaacttcaaataattgtggttgttatatcttcttccccccccccccccggtttgtgtgtgtgtgagaaagattgatattttgtttatatatattttttcctttagtggATGAGGTGTGTTCCATAAAAATCACAGTTTTTTGTAAGAATAGGGATACTCAGATGGGAACTTAAGATAGCATCCTAGTGATTAAATTCTAAGTTACTCTGCTAGTCAATTAGTGGTTTAAGGGGAACACATACATTCATAGGGTTACAAAACACAGTTTTCATATTCTGTATTTCATTAAACACTCACAGTCATTTTCTTAGGTGTCACACAAAGCTACTTAGAGACAAGATGTGAATGTTGACTTTTGATTACATGCTATCCTAAGCCAGAAGTATCCAATAATAATGATCATATAATAACAGTACCAAATAATCCTTAATGAGCCCTGTGTGCCAAACACTTCAATAAGCTCTACACACGTTAAATCATTTAGTATCTACCCAAAAACACTATGACAAAGGAAATTTTAGTATCCATATTTTAGGATATCATTATCATTTATTGCTGTAGTCTGCTAATAATTAAGGAGTCTCTAAAGATCAAAAAGCAATCAATGCCTTAAATGAGGTAATGAGATATTTAGACTATGAATTCAGAGTTTCAAGATTGCAAAGAAAGCATCTGAACTCTAGGGATGTTTTCTGAATAAGTTAAATCTTGGCTAAGTTCTTTTTCAGGTCAAATTCTGTATTGTAGGCAGGATATGAACTAAAAGCATGCTATGAATTAATTTGATTGCTaacataaatattctaaaatttgtaaTCTACCCTCACTATTAAATAATTGCATTATAAGACATCTATTGTCTATTTACTTAATATTGTTATATTCAcctgtagtgattttttttttttttttaccatggaccatcttccaattttttttagaGTAATAGTAGATTTGATTTTCCATAAATTCTTCCATAATGAAATATATCTAACTCTAACGACAGTATTCACTTCAGTGTGCTTTcagcattattattatatttgtattaCTTGGGACTTTGTTCTTATTATTCTCCTTTTTAAGTGTAGCTTTATATGTGAATGGTGACCACCCCAGAGCCCCTTCATTTATTGGAATATTTCCCTAGAGACATCAGAGCAGGTGTGTCTAATAAATGAGATTTACTCTTGAAGAATGTTTAAACTTTATAATTCTTATCCATAGATCTCTAATCTTTCCCATGTCATTCTCataatatttcattgcttttAATTCTTGGCTTACATCTGATTTTTTGAGTCTTTTACTTTCAGTGGTTTTCCATCACTGTTTTACTATACAGGAATTATCTATCCACGAATGTTTAGGCCACTTTAATAAAGTGCCGGACTCTATTCCTATTAACATCTTTGTACCTccactcacatttttttttctaatttgtcttTATACTTAATTTTCACCATACactgtattttacatatattgatACCACTTTTTAACTTCATATATAGTAGAAGaccataagaagaaataaaagttactTTTACCTGACAGAAAAATATCTGGATGAAACACAAGAAAAGTCAAGCTATCAAATTTTgaccatacatttaaaaaattcacgaTTAAATGAAGGCTTCATCCTTCATTCAGGTATTTAATACCTGTCAGACATAGTGTTTATTGAAATTCAAATGCTTTTATGTTTGGTTtaagtgagagacagagagattaaCCCGAACAAGAACTCTAGATGCTTCTTAGAGCCATTGAAGTAGGTGTTTCCAAAGCTTAGAAAAGGCTCCCAGAAATGAAATGCTCTCCGCCCTTCATATGCACATTAAGCATCATGATCTGCACACATTCCTCCCTTCCCTAAGAATGCatggattttaaaaacaagaGTCTTTTTACTCACcttattttgataaatgtcttTAATAAAAGGAATTATGAAGGAATACACTTGAACTTTCAAACTCTCAGAGAAGAACAAAGAAACTGTAGTACATGGATGAGAATTTAAGAATTAGCCTCAGAACTGTTAGCTTTTCAGTTGAGACAAGGATACCAAAGAAAAGCATGGGTTAGGAAGACAAAGGTAGAAAGTACCAAAAATGCTTTGCGGGTGTGTTATTTGTATGCTGTTTCTGAGATCTCTTGGGCATTGTTTTCAGCTATTTATCCTTTTCCCAGATGATGAGTTAGCAGAGAGAGTTCATTGAGATCGAGGTCTCTATGGAAATGCTTCTTACGTCCGATTAGTTCTACTGCATTGAGCTTGGGAGCAAGTCTCTTCTGTTGTTAGATGTGTTTTATAACATTCAATTTCCCAACACACAAGGAACCATTTTAAATAAGATACAATCAGAGACAAGGTAGCTGGAATAAATGATTCTGGGGAATGTAAATGAGAATTCCTTGAATGTCTACTTCATTAATTCTTAGAATATCTCATATAAGACTTAAGTATTTCTAGTcataacaataaaagaccatAAAAATGATgtgaaaagagaagggaaaaaagtgaTCTATCCAATGAGAGAGAATcaaatgatactttaaaaagtcaatgtatttaatgtttttataacaAAAAGGTGAAATGAcaatctctctcttctcctcctgtctctctctctcaccaagCATACCACATGTTAGTCAGATATGCagataacattaaaatttaaaaaatcacataccTAATTCATGGGtacattatttatgtatttttaatagatatatagtaattgtacgtatttatgcagtacagagttatatttcaatgcatgtatccaacgtgtgatggtcaaatcagggcaattagcatatctatcattgagaagtttataattttctttgtgatgagagcatttgagctcctctacTCTAGTCATTTAAAGACATATATTGTTACGTGTAGACACCTAGCCCTGCTGTAGAccaccacaatttatttttcctatctggctATAATCTTTgtgttaaccaacctcttcctatcCCCATCTTCCCTACCCTTTCCAGCTTCTAGTTACCAcaattctattttctgcttctgaaagtttaacttatttatttatttttagcttccacatatgagtgagaacatgtgaaatttatctttctgtgcttgtcttatttaacttaatgtaatgtcctccaggcttatCCTTGCTGCAAGAAATGATAGGATTTCACTCTTtgttgtggctgagtagtattccattgtgtgtatacacaacattttcttaattattcatctgttgatggatgccTAGTTCGATTCCATGTCTTGGATTTTGTGAATGgtgatgcaataaacatgtgggagcagatatctctttggcatactaattcttttctttgggataaatacccagtggtgggattgctaggtcatatggtagttctatttttagttttttgaaaaacttccatactgttttccataatggctgtattaatttatattcccaccaacagtgtataagagttcccttttctccacatctttaccaacatttattttttgtctttttaataatagtcaatctaactggggtgagatgatatctcattgtagttttggtttgcatttccctgatgttagtgatgttgaccattttttcatatacatgttgaccatttgtatgtcttctttttagaaatgtctgttcagttcatttgcccattttttaattgaattatttgtctattttctgtcaagttgtttgatttccttatatattctggatattaatctcttgtcagatgcatagtttgcacatattttcttccactctgcagGTTGCCtgttcactcttttgattgtttcctttgctgtacagaagcttattagtttgatgcagtcccacTTATCTATTTGTTGTTgatgcctgtgctttagaagtcttctccataaaatttttgcccagaccaatgtcttggagtatttcccctatgttttcttctagtagttttatggtttcaggtcttacatttaagtctttaacccattttagttgattttggtatgtggtgagagatacAGCCCtattctcattcttctgcatatggcaatccagttttcccagcaccattcagaGACTGCCCAAATGCTTTTGTCATTTAGAAAAGTCTCTAAATGAGACTTTCCCAAATGTATTTCTTGTTatctttattgaaaatcagttgactgtacatacatggatttatttctgggttctctattctgttccacttgtcCCTGTGTCTGTATTTATGGCAGTGCaatgcttttttggttactatagctttgtcaATGGGTACAttagtttgaaaaaataattcaaatacatTGACTAGCAGgaacaaatggaaagatttcCCTTTAACAACCTCCTCCCATGGTCCATAATCCTTTCTCTAAAGGTAACCTCTAGTATCAGATAGATGTGTATTCTTCTATATTAAACATGTGCTGGACATCTTCTACTTCTCCTCTAGTGCCCCACTGCCTATACCATTATATATGCTTCTATCCTATGTTGTGCCTCTAAAGGCTGAATCAAGATGTTTCCTTAATATCTGGCTTCTAATTGGGTTCATCCAATGGGAGTCACCCACTGAAGATTAGAGAGTGAGAGAATAGCTAGTTTGGGGTATGTTCCCATAGCTTCCTTTCAGCTGGAACACATGAGGCTGCTTGTGTTGCTCAAACAAAAGTCATAGCTCCTGGGGGGTAGCCATGTACATACAGacgctctttctctctctggtttGCAAAACCACATCAGGTCTTCTGTTGGTAACAGGCTCCCCACTGTTGCTAGCTTCAGCCTACTGCATGTATAAAACACATATAGAAATCCCTTGTTGGTGTTCCTAAATCCTCCCCACACCTTTCTAAATACTTTGGTTGCTCATCTTCCCTCAATATCCCAGTTGGAGTGTGCCATGTATTTTCTGCTGGAACCATAGCTGACGTAACTCTTCATTATAAACAGAACGAGGTCATTTCCTACTTCAGGACTTGAATAAGATTTTCTTCTGCCTAAAATGCTCTTACCCTGATTTTATCATGACTGACTCCTTCCTGTCTTTCAGGTTTGAGCTTAAATTACACCTAAGATGGAATACCCAATACATACTGTACTACCCAGTCTCtctatattattttctctttactttttagcAAAAGAGTtaaagttttcttatttatttattttactcctaAGTCTTCCTCCCTCAGATGTAAATTCCATggcaacagtaacaaaaaaaaaaaaaaaaaacaatggaaccatattatacatattattatgTCACTTGATTTTTATACacaacacactcacacatgcacttTTTCATTTCAGAGAAGTTGACAAATCAATaatggaagatttttttcttttaaatatctctATCTGATATACTATTGTTGTATTCCAtcaattttggtatgttgtgtttctttttcattctttctaaaatatttatttattttttaattgacatgtattgattgtacatatttatggggtacagagtatatttcagtacatgtatacaaggGATGATTAAATAAGAGCTCTGTTttaattcttctcaaattatttGCTAATTACCCTTGTGATTTGTTCTGGGCCATttattgtttaggagcatgttaaTTTCTACATACACatgtattttacaatttaaaaaattgatttataatttcattCTATTGTAGTTTGAGGGCATACTTTATATGACTTCCATCATTTGAAATTTATTGTGACTGACTTTATAGCCTAACTTAtggtctatcctgtagaatgttccatgtgctctgagAAAAAAGTGTATTCTGGTGTTATAGGGTAGAGTGTTTCATAGATGCCTGCTAGACATAGTatgtttatagtgttgttcatattttctatttcctttctatcttctgtctagttgtttTACCCATTATTGAAAATGGGGTGTTGAAGTTCAACTATTATTGTGGAATTATGTATTGCTCCAATCAGTTCTGTTAGTGTTTGCTTCATGTAATTTGGGGATACCTTGCTAAGTAGAAACATGTTTataactgttatatcttcttggtggaTCAACCATTTCATCATTGTAAATTGTCCTTTATAGtgacaatttttgtctttttgtttgtattatctgatattagtatagccagtAGCTCTTTCTCAGATACTCTTTGAACAGagttttttttatcctttcagtGTCAACTTATTTGTGCTTTTGAATCTAAAGTGATCTCATAGACAGCATATGGTTGGAATATGTTTTGTTGATTTATTGTCaatctcttcaattttttaaaattgataaaatacttTTCAGAAGCTTTCGGTTTATGAAAAAATTGAGTAGAATGTACATATAGCCTTCCCTCGCctagtttctcctattattaacaatttgcattagtgtggtacatttgttacaattgatgaacctatactgatacattattattaattgaaGTCCATAGTTAACATTAGGATTCACtttttgtgttgtacattctgaCTTTTGGCAAATGTATAATGACCTATCTCCTTCATTACACAATCATGCAGAATAGCTTCACTgacttaaaaatcctctgtgttccacccattcaccctctctccttcccactgaatccctggcaaccacttgtcttttactgtctccataggtTTGCATTTTCCCAAATATCATGTAGTTGAAATCATTTATAGTGTAGCCTtatcaaattgattttttttttacttagtaatatgcatttaagtttccctcatgtcttttcttggcttgattgttcatatttttcttaagactgataatattttattgtatggatgtTCCACAAACTGTTTATGCATCCACCTACTGAACTACACTTCTTTTTACTTCTTAGCTTTAGCAATTTTGAATAGAGCTACTGTAAACATTGGTCTGCAGGGTTTTGtatagacataagttttcaaatcaattgggtaaataccaagaagcaTGATAGCTGGATTGCATGATAagaatatatttagttttgtaagaaactgctaaattgTATTGCAGAGTGGCTGTACAATTTTGCTTTCCCAtaagcaatgaatgaaagttcctgttgctccacattcttgacagcatttggtgttgtcaatgTTCTGGCATGCTTGATAATGTCTCCCATTTCTTTaggctctgtttattttctttattcttttttatttatattgttcaGACTAGATAATTTCACTTGGGCCATCTTTAAGTTTGTTGGTTCTTTCTGCTTGTTCGCATCTGGTGTTGAGGTCCCatgctgaatttttttatttcagttactcTAGAATTTtgatttggttcttttttaaaaaataatttctatctctttatcaGTATACCTTCCTTTAGTACTTTAGACATGCTTTCCTTTAgctatttaattatattttattagtagCTGCTTAAAGTCTTTATCTAGTAAATTCAACATCTAGACTTCCTTCTCTTGATTGCTTTTAGGTCACTCCCTATATGGcccatactttcttttttctttacctctttcAAAAT encodes the following:
- the LOC134378960 gene encoding olfactory receptor 2B11-like, whose amino-acid sequence is MALINKSHPEEFILLGFADRPWLELPLFVILLITYPMALMGNIAIILVCRLDPRLHSPMYFFLTNLSFLDMCYTTSIVPQMLFNLGSSKKTISYMRCAVQLYFFHIMGGTECLLLALMSFDRYVAICRPLHYTLIMNQHICILLVATVWLTGMTYAISEASVTLRLPLCGLNKLDHLLCEIPVLIKTACGEKGVNELTLSVVCIFMLAVPLCLILASYACIGRAVFKIKSSEGRKKAFGTCSSHLIVVFLFYGPGISMYLQPPSSISRDQPKFMALFYGVVTPTLNPFIYTLRNKDVKGALGNLVWSIFSFVS